The following proteins are co-located in the Fusobacteria bacterium ZRK30 genome:
- a CDS encoding ATP-binding cassette domain-containing protein: MIQIKNIRKTYTSNNISVDALKNISLDIEKGDFYGIIGLSGAGKSTLIRLLNRLEEPTSGEIIVDKKDILGFNNFELQEYRKKTGMIFQHFNLMNSRSVGGNIAFALEVANYPKEKIKPRIIELLKLVELEDKIHSYPAQLSGGQKQRVAIARALANHPKVLLSDEATSALDPKTTKNILNLLKDIQKKLNLTIILITHQMEVIRDSCNKVAVLDGGNVVEVGEVTNIFSNPQTIITQEFIKHLIPEEEEEVAFSQKIGRKIIKISYIGATIDKPIISQLIRKFDIDISILAGSINKLVTNSVGYLILELNGEMEKQLKSIKWLKQNKLGIEVLYNG; this comes from the coding sequence ATGATTCAGATTAAAAATATCAGAAAAACTTACACCAGCAATAATATCAGTGTAGACGCACTAAAAAATATCAGCTTAGACATTGAAAAAGGAGATTTCTACGGAATTATCGGTCTCAGTGGGGCTGGAAAATCGACTCTTATAAGACTTTTAAATAGATTAGAGGAACCAACCAGCGGAGAGATCATAGTGGATAAAAAAGATATTCTAGGTTTTAATAATTTCGAACTTCAGGAATACAGGAAGAAAACAGGGATGATCTTTCAGCACTTTAACCTCATGAATTCTAGGAGTGTAGGAGGTAATATAGCATTTGCACTGGAAGTAGCTAATTATCCCAAGGAAAAGATAAAACCCAGAATTATCGAACTCCTAAAATTAGTAGAATTAGAAGATAAGATCCACAGCTATCCGGCCCAGTTATCCGGAGGACAAAAACAAAGAGTCGCTATCGCCAGAGCCCTGGCTAACCATCCAAAAGTTCTTCTTTCAGATGAAGCCACCAGTGCATTGGATCCAAAAACCACCAAGAATATCTTGAACTTATTAAAAGATATCCAAAAAAAATTAAATTTAACTATCATCCTCATAACCCATCAAATGGAAGTTATCAGAGATTCATGCAATAAAGTAGCAGTTTTAGATGGAGGGAATGTTGTAGAGGTAGGAGAGGTTACAAATATATTTTCCAATCCTCAGACTATAATTACCCAGGAATTTATAAAACATCTGATTCCAGAGGAGGAGGAAGAAGTTGCATTCAGTCAGAAGATAGGCAGAAAGATAATAAAAATCTCCTACATAGGAGCAACTATTGATAAACCTATTATTTCTCAGCTCATTAGAAAGTTTGATATAGATATAAGTATCCTGGCTGGGAGTATCAATAAACTAGTTACTAACAGTGTCGGTTATCTTATATTGGAATTAAATGGTGAGATGGAAAAACAATTAAAAAGTATCAAATGGCTAAAACAAAATAAATTAGGAATTGAGGTGTTATACAATGGATAA
- a CDS encoding ABC transporter permease, with the protein MDKIISLLLPAFNETIYMVFFSVIFSLLIGIPMGILLYVTKPDNILPMNKLNKVLDLIINIGRSFPFIILMILVLPISRFIIGTTIGSTASIVPLSVSAAPFVARIIEGAVSEVDRGIIEASISLGASKFEIITKVLIPEALPSLIHGITLTIINLIGYSAMAGAIGGGGLGDVAIRYGYQRFQVDIMIISVISIIILVQIVQFTGNSIVSKISARRK; encoded by the coding sequence ATGGATAAAATTATAAGTCTGCTCTTACCAGCATTTAACGAAACTATATATATGGTGTTCTTTTCAGTGATCTTTTCCCTACTCATAGGTATCCCCATGGGAATATTATTATATGTCACAAAACCTGATAATATTCTGCCTATGAACAAATTAAATAAAGTTTTAGATCTTATCATAAACATAGGAAGATCCTTTCCATTTATCATATTGATGATCTTAGTTTTACCTATATCACGATTTATTATCGGAACAACTATTGGCTCTACAGCCAGTATTGTACCCCTCTCTGTCTCAGCAGCTCCATTTGTTGCGAGAATCATAGAGGGAGCTGTCAGCGAAGTGGATAGAGGTATTATCGAAGCTTCTATCTCATTAGGGGCATCTAAATTTGAAATTATCACCAAAGTATTGATCCCAGAGGCACTTCCAAGTCTTATTCACGGGATCACCCTGACTATAATTAATTTAATTGGATATTCTGCCATGGCAGGAGCCATTGGAGGAGGTGGTTTAGGAGATGTAGCAATCAGATATGGATACCAGAGGTTCCAGGTAGATATAATGATCATATCGGTTATCAGTATAATAATACTGGTTCAAATAGTTCAATTTACAGGAAATAGTATTGTCAGTAAGATCTCGGCCAGAAGAAAATAA
- a CDS encoding MetQ/NlpA family ABC transporter substrate-binding protein — translation MKKIILLLTLIAIFIGCGKKEAAENNVLRVGASPSPHAEILNLIKDDLAKDGVQLETVEFTDYVTPNQALNDGEIDANFFQHLPYLESFSKDRGLDLSSVGGVFVSPLSLFSDKIKDISELEEGATIAIPNDPSNGGRALIILEKTGLIKLDPNAGLRATVLDITENPKKLNFKELDAAQLPRSLQDVDCAFINGNYALDAGIDPVNDAILREGKDSPYANIVAVKTENKGDEKVEALMRALHSEKVKNFITDKYKGIIAPTF, via the coding sequence ATGAAAAAAATTATATTATTATTAACGCTTATTGCTATATTTATAGGTTGTGGAAAAAAAGAAGCAGCAGAAAACAATGTACTTAGAGTAGGAGCATCACCGTCTCCCCATGCTGAAATTTTAAACCTTATAAAAGATGATCTGGCCAAAGATGGAGTCCAGCTTGAAACTGTTGAATTTACTGATTATGTTACTCCAAATCAAGCTCTAAATGACGGTGAGATAGATGCTAACTTTTTCCAGCATCTACCATATTTAGAATCGTTCTCAAAGGACAGAGGATTAGATCTAAGTTCTGTTGGAGGAGTATTTGTATCTCCCCTAAGCCTTTTTTCAGATAAGATAAAAGATATAAGTGAGCTAGAAGAGGGGGCTACTATTGCTATCCCAAATGATCCATCCAATGGTGGAAGAGCACTAATCATATTAGAAAAAACTGGCCTTATAAAATTAGATCCTAATGCCGGATTAAGAGCAACAGTACTGGATATCACAGAAAATCCTAAAAAATTAAACTTTAAAGAGCTCGATGCAGCCCAGCTACCTAGATCTTTACAGGATGTAGATTGTGCATTTATCAATGGGAACTATGCTTTAGATGCTGGTATCGATCCTGTAAATGATGCTATATTGAGAGAGGGGAAAGACTCACCTTACGCCAATATTGTAGCAGTTAAAACAGAAAATAAAGGAGATGAAAAAGTAGAAGCATTAATGAGAGCACTTCACAGCGAAAAAGTAAAAAACTTTATCACCGATAAATATAAGGGTATTATAGCACCAACATTTTAA
- a CDS encoding DUF3179 domain-containing protein, giving the protein MLKLYIFIFYSIITFGYSFEELNKNILSGGVPRDGIPAIGAPKYIKVRDSKKFMRDGDRVFVWEGNDFIKIIPQKILVWHEIINDKVAGEEVVITYCPLTSTVIGYKISGTTMGVSGKLLNSNLVMYDRKTKSLWPQIMGVSIDGKRKGEELDQFPLVWTKWDRVKKNYPDAYILSQRTGAIRNYQQDPYGDFSDKNSYYNKGGAFFPLMAKSDRLNPKTMVRGLIGKESQAAVSWDQVKRKKVVNIDIKEIKAVLFYDEELDTVRGFSREFQGDDLKFEVRDGKIVDNIEKRVWNSKGKSGKHHLAHYEGMDAFWFAWYAFYPNTQLVGDSDDKFE; this is encoded by the coding sequence TTGTTGAAGTTATATATATTTATTTTTTATTCGATAATTACTTTTGGTTATAGTTTTGAAGAACTGAATAAAAATATTTTAAGTGGAGGTGTCCCTAGAGACGGGATACCGGCAATAGGAGCACCTAAATATATAAAGGTGAGAGACAGTAAAAAATTTATGAGAGATGGTGACAGGGTTTTTGTCTGGGAAGGTAATGATTTTATAAAAATTATTCCTCAAAAAATTTTGGTGTGGCATGAGATTATCAATGATAAGGTGGCAGGGGAAGAGGTGGTTATAACTTACTGTCCCCTTACATCTACAGTAATTGGTTATAAAATATCAGGAACTACAATGGGAGTTTCGGGAAAGCTTTTAAACAGCAATTTGGTAATGTATGACAGAAAAACGAAAAGTCTCTGGCCACAGATAATGGGAGTATCCATAGATGGGAAGAGGAAAGGAGAGGAGTTAGATCAGTTTCCTTTGGTATGGACCAAATGGGACAGAGTTAAAAAGAATTATCCCGATGCATATATACTGTCCCAAAGGACAGGAGCTATACGAAATTATCAGCAGGACCCCTATGGAGATTTTTCAGATAAAAACAGTTATTACAATAAAGGAGGAGCCTTTTTCCCGCTCATGGCAAAGAGTGATAGATTAAATCCTAAAACTATGGTTCGGGGACTTATAGGGAAGGAAAGTCAGGCAGCGGTATCCTGGGATCAAGTGAAGAGAAAAAAGGTAGTAAATATAGATATAAAAGAGATAAAGGCAGTTCTCTTCTATGATGAAGAACTTGATACAGTACGAGGATTTTCCCGGGAATTTCAAGGGGATGATCTGAAGTTTGAGGTGAGAGACGGAAAGATAGTAGATAATATAGAGAAAAGGGTGTGGAATTCAAAAGGAAAATCCGGGAAACATCATCTTGCTCACTACGAAGGAATGGATGCATTCTGGTTTGCCTGGTATGCTTTTTACCCAAATACCCAATTGGTAGGTGATTCAGATGACAAGTTTGAATAA
- the pykF gene encoding pyruvate kinase PykF: protein MKKTKIVCTIGPKSESKEMLTSLLKAGMNVMRLNFSHGNYVEHGGRIDTMREVIKETGIKAAILLDTKGPEIRTIKLEGGDDVILEAGQEFTITTDETIIGNKDIVAVTYKGLTEDLKAGNTILLDDGLVGLTVKEVTGNKVICTVNNTGALGENKGVNLPGVSVNLPALSEKDINDLKFGCEQGVDFVAASFIRKADDVRAVRKVLDENGGAKIQIISKIENQEGVDNFDEILELSNAIMVARGDLGVEIPVEEVPFAQKMMIDKCNEAGKMVITATQMLDSMIQNPRPTRAEAGDVANAILDGTDAVMLSGETAKGKYPVEAVSTMAQICKKTDSVMGYVHHDFRGDMSITEAVSKGTVEVAETLNAKLIFVATETGRAARNLRKYFPSAHIVALTNNETTANQLMLTKGVYPVMNTDSAIDDDVKTIEAFAGFAQIISKRYVEAVAGDVVVLSCGEELYKPGTTNTLKVITIK from the coding sequence ATGAAAAAAACGAAAATCGTATGTACCATTGGTCCAAAATCAGAATCAAAGGAAATGTTAACTAGCTTATTAAAAGCTGGAATGAATGTAATGAGATTAAATTTTTCCCATGGAAACTATGTTGAACATGGTGGCAGAATAGATACAATGAGAGAAGTAATAAAGGAAACTGGAATTAAAGCAGCTATCCTTTTAGATACAAAGGGACCTGAGATCAGAACTATCAAATTAGAAGGTGGAGATGACGTAATCTTAGAAGCAGGTCAAGAATTTACAATTACAACTGACGAAACTATCATTGGAAACAAGGATATAGTAGCAGTTACATATAAAGGGTTAACAGAGGATTTAAAAGCTGGAAATACAATCTTATTAGATGATGGTTTAGTAGGACTTACAGTTAAAGAAGTTACTGGAAACAAGGTAATCTGTACTGTAAATAATACTGGAGCTTTAGGAGAAAACAAAGGTGTGAACTTACCAGGTGTATCTGTAAACTTACCAGCATTATCAGAAAAAGACATCAACGACCTTAAATTTGGTTGCGAACAAGGAGTAGATTTTGTAGCAGCTTCATTTATCAGAAAAGCTGATGATGTAAGAGCAGTAAGAAAAGTTTTAGATGAAAATGGAGGAGCTAAGATCCAAATTATATCTAAGATAGAAAACCAAGAGGGTGTTGATAACTTTGATGAGATCTTAGAACTATCTAACGCAATCATGGTAGCTAGAGGAGACTTAGGGGTAGAGATACCTGTAGAAGAGGTTCCATTTGCACAAAAAATGATGATCGACAAATGTAACGAAGCTGGAAAGATGGTAATTACAGCTACACAAATGTTAGATTCAATGATCCAAAACCCAAGACCAACTAGAGCAGAAGCAGGAGACGTAGCCAATGCAATCTTAGATGGTACAGATGCAGTAATGCTTTCAGGAGAAACAGCTAAGGGTAAATATCCAGTAGAAGCTGTATCTACAATGGCACAAATCTGTAAAAAAACTGATTCAGTAATGGGATATGTTCACCATGATTTCAGAGGAGATATGAGTATAACTGAAGCAGTTTCTAAAGGAACTGTAGAAGTAGCAGAGACGTTAAACGCTAAATTAATTTTCGTAGCAACTGAAACTGGTAGAGCAGCTAGAAACTTAAGAAAATACTTCCCATCAGCACACATTGTAGCTCTTACAAATAATGAGACTACAGCTAACCAACTTATGCTTACTAAGGGTGTTTACCCAGTTATGAATACAGATTCAGCAATCGATGATGATGTAAAGACTATCGAAGCATTTGCAGGATTTGCACAAATCATATCTAAGAGATATGTAGAGGCAGTAGCAGGAGATGTAGTAGTATTATCTTGTGGAGAAGAGTTATATAAGCCGGGAACTACAAACACTTTAAAAGTAATAACTATTAAATAA